One genomic segment of Aquipluma nitroreducens includes these proteins:
- the queG gene encoding tRNA epoxyqueuosine(34) reductase QueG, translated as MEKTNENASVRIKEKAIELGFLDCGISATRFLAEEKDRLVKWLQDGMNGEMEYMANHLEKRIDPRLLVENSRSVISVLLNYFPSDKQIDPEAPVLSKYAFGTDYHFVMKDKLGELLQFIQSEIAPCEGRCFVDSAPVLDRAWAARAGLGWIGKNTNLISTEHGSFFFIGELIIDLELPVDDKIVRNHCGNCTRCLDACPTQALVSPFVLDARRCISYQTIENRGEIDQALKGKFENRVFGCDICQDVCPWNLKSEAHHEPAFLPDLKLMNLTKGEWNGIDKSLFNELFRNSAVKRTRFEGLKRNLKFLEE; from the coding sequence ATGGAAAAGACAAACGAAAACGCATCAGTTCGAATAAAAGAAAAGGCCATAGAACTTGGGTTTCTGGATTGTGGAATTTCTGCGACCCGGTTTTTGGCAGAAGAAAAAGATCGTTTGGTGAAATGGCTTCAGGATGGGATGAATGGTGAAATGGAATACATGGCCAATCATTTGGAGAAACGTATTGATCCGAGACTTTTGGTTGAAAATTCACGTTCCGTTATTTCTGTTTTGTTGAATTATTTTCCATCCGACAAACAGATTGATCCTGAAGCTCCGGTACTCTCGAAATATGCTTTTGGCACCGATTATCATTTTGTGATGAAAGACAAGCTGGGCGAATTACTGCAATTTATTCAGTCAGAGATTGCTCCCTGCGAAGGACGGTGTTTTGTCGATTCGGCACCGGTTTTGGATCGCGCCTGGGCTGCTCGTGCAGGTTTGGGTTGGATTGGCAAGAATACGAACTTGATTTCTACTGAACATGGGAGTTTCTTTTTTATCGGCGAACTGATTATTGATTTGGAATTACCTGTTGACGACAAAATCGTCCGGAATCATTGCGGAAATTGCACTCGCTGCCTGGATGCCTGTCCTACGCAGGCTTTGGTTTCTCCTTTTGTTCTGGATGCGCGACGCTGTATTTCGTACCAAACGATTGAAAATCGCGGCGAAATTGATCAGGCATTAAAGGGTAAGTTCGAAAATCGGGTATTTGGCTGCGACATTTGCCAGGATGTTTGTCCCTGGAATTTGAAATCTGAAGCTCATCACGAACCTGCTTTTTTACCCGACCTGAAGTTAATGAATCTCACAAAAGGGGAATGGAACGGAATAGACAAATCATTATTCAACGAACTGTTCAGGAACTCTGCCGTAAAACGGACCCGGTTTGAGGGACTAAAAAGAAATTTGAAGTTTCTGGAAGAGTAA
- a CDS encoding M16 family metallopeptidase: protein MMQTFVLKNGIRIIHQEANSPVSHFGVLINTGSRDEEADEQGIAHFIEHVIFKGTQNRKAFHILNRIEDVGGELNAYTTKEETAVYATFLSEYYQRSMELISDILINSTFPAKELEREKEVVIEEINSYKDSPSELIFDEFEEILFDGHPIARNILGTPELIKTFNKESILKFMDENYHTDQIVLSSVGNISMTKFIRLAEKYFGPIPEKPRNKIRTNVYNYLPETRIVQKDTFQAHCIVGNIAPDIYSPKRMPMVLLNNILGGQSMNSRLNMVLRERNGMAYNVESSYTGYFDTGEFSVYFGTDKENLDQAQWLVNKELRKMKETPMGIVQLSRAKKQLIGQLAISTENREDLMLSIGKSMLFFNQVDPIEVIFKKIEAIESSEIMEIANEIFNESQNSVLIYQ, encoded by the coding sequence ATGATGCAAACATTCGTTTTAAAGAATGGAATCCGGATCATCCATCAAGAGGCCAATTCGCCAGTTTCACATTTTGGTGTGCTGATCAATACAGGATCGAGAGATGAAGAAGCAGACGAACAAGGCATCGCTCATTTTATTGAGCACGTGATTTTTAAAGGTACTCAAAATCGCAAAGCTTTTCATATTCTCAATCGCATTGAAGATGTAGGCGGAGAGCTAAATGCCTATACTACAAAAGAAGAAACTGCCGTATATGCTACTTTCCTAAGTGAGTATTATCAGCGTTCGATGGAGTTGATCAGCGATATCCTGATCAATAGCACTTTCCCGGCCAAAGAACTGGAACGAGAAAAAGAGGTGGTGATCGAAGAAATTAATTCTTACAAAGACAGTCCTTCAGAATTGATTTTCGATGAATTTGAAGAGATTTTGTTTGATGGGCATCCCATTGCACGCAATATTCTGGGGACTCCCGAGCTGATAAAAACGTTCAATAAAGAAAGTATCCTGAAGTTCATGGATGAGAATTACCATACCGACCAAATCGTTTTGAGTTCGGTGGGTAACATTTCGATGACCAAATTTATTCGTTTAGCTGAAAAATATTTTGGCCCAATTCCGGAGAAGCCGAGAAATAAAATACGGACAAATGTGTATAACTACCTGCCGGAAACACGCATCGTACAAAAGGATACATTTCAGGCTCATTGCATCGTAGGAAATATCGCCCCCGACATATACAGTCCGAAACGAATGCCGATGGTTTTGCTGAACAATATTTTAGGAGGGCAATCGATGAACTCCCGATTGAATATGGTTTTACGCGAGCGCAATGGAATGGCTTATAATGTGGAATCGAGTTATACCGGATATTTCGATACGGGTGAGTTTAGTGTATATTTTGGTACCGATAAAGAGAATTTGGATCAGGCGCAATGGCTGGTAAACAAGGAATTGCGGAAAATGAAAGAAACGCCGATGGGAATCGTACAGTTGAGCCGCGCCAAAAAGCAGTTAATCGGACAATTGGCTATCTCGACTGAGAATCGGGAAGATTTGATGCTTTCGATTGGAAAAAGCATGTTGTTTTTTAACCAGGTAGATCCGATTGAAGTCATCTTTAAAAAAATTGAGGCTATCGAAAGCAGCGAAATCATGGAAATCGCCAACGAAATATTTAACGAATCGCAAAATAGCGTGCTAATTTACCAGTAA
- a CDS encoding O-methyltransferase, which produces MTDHVLLDQYIINHISPQEDFLNELDRETHLKVLRSRMLSGHLQGQILSMISCMIKPKCILEIGTFTGYSALCLAKGLAEGGQLHTIEIDDELEKIAQKYFLKSGMADRIFQHIGDAREIIPSIGQSFDLVFIDADKREYCDYYNIIFDYVPVGGFILADNILWDGKVVDPEAANEEQTRGILDFNDLVQNDSRVTNVILPVRDGIMVVQKVSE; this is translated from the coding sequence ATGACCGATCACGTTTTGCTCGACCAATATATAATTAATCACATTTCTCCTCAAGAAGATTTCCTGAACGAACTCGATCGCGAAACTCATCTTAAAGTGCTTCGTTCCAGAATGCTTTCGGGACATTTGCAGGGCCAGATATTGAGTATGATCAGCTGCATGATTAAACCCAAATGTATTCTTGAAATTGGAACTTTTACCGGTTACTCAGCCCTTTGCCTGGCAAAGGGATTGGCAGAGGGCGGACAATTGCACACCATAGAGATTGACGACGAACTGGAAAAAATAGCACAAAAATATTTCTTGAAATCAGGAATGGCGGATCGCATTTTTCAACACATTGGCGATGCCCGTGAGATTATTCCTTCAATTGGCCAGTCGTTCGACCTGGTGTTTATTGATGCCGATAAACGTGAATATTGCGACTATTACAATATTATTTTCGATTATGTTCCGGTTGGTGGTTTTATTCTGGCTGATAACATCCTTTGGGACGGCAAAGTGGTCGATCCGGAAGCTGCAAACGAAGAACAAACCCGCGGGATTCTTGATTTTAACGATCTTGTCCAAAACGATTCGCGGGTCACAAATGTAATTCTTCCAGTGAGGGACGGAATTATGGTCGTGCAAAAGGTTTCGGAATAG